The window CAATCGCTCCTTTGAAGCCTTTATGCAGGACGAACCTGTTATTTTGATAAGAGATGGAATTGCAGATCAAACAGCATTAAATCGGGTAAAAATTACTGAAAATGAACTGGAAGAAGCAATAAGAGAACATGGCATCGAAAACATTAAAGATGTCAAATTATCCGTATTAGAGGTAGATGGGAATATCAGTGTGGTCTCTCAGGATGAGAAAAGCAAGCAAACCCATTACGCAAGAATCAAAAGAAAATACAAAAGAAAATATCATTAATCCTATGAATTACGAATTACGAGAAATGCTTCCCAGTGACGAAGCGAGAGTGTTGGAAATTTTCAGACAGGGCATAGAAAGCGGTATTGCTACTTTGGAAACAGAAGTTCCTACGGCAGAAGCCTGGAGCATGGAATATTTCAATGACTGCCGTTGGGTGTTAGAAAATGAAAATAATGAAGTAGTAGGGTGGTGTGCTTTAAAACCGGTAAGCAAAAGAGAAGCTTTTAAAGGAGTAGCAGAAGTAGGCATCTATTTCGATAATGAATACCAGGGAAGAGGATTGGGTTCAATATTGCTTAAAAAGATCATTTTGGATAGCGAGGACCACGGATTCTGGACATTGCAGACCAATCTCTTTTCCGAAAATGAAATGGCCATCAAATCTCATCAGAAAAATGGTTTCAGAGTAGTAGGGGTTCGTAAAAAATTAGGAAAGCTAAATGGGGAATGGAAAGATCTTGTCCTGATGGAGAAGCGAAGTGAGGTCATTTAGTAATGAGTAATGAGTAATGAGTAATGAGTAATGAGTAATGAGGTTAGAAAAGTAGTTCATTGAATAAAATTAACTCTAAACCTTGAACTTTAAATGCTTTGGCCTGAACCTTGTAATAAGTCTTTCATTAAGTTAGAAAAAGTAGAAATAATGAAAACTATAATTAAAATCACAGGAGTTCTGATGGTAATGGCCATGTTTACATCCTGTGTGGCCTATGATAATGGAGGGTATCAGGCTAAAAAGATTCCACCTGGGCAAGCTAAAAAAATATACGGTGGAAGTGCAAAAGATTATGCTCCAGGACAGGTAAAAAAGAGAGGAGGGTATTAAAAAGAGGGTAATATTAGAAATT of the Chryseobacterium capnotolerans genome contains:
- a CDS encoding DUF421 domain-containing protein, which encodes MDPILNVAVRSLCVYLFMVIAIRLFGKNQLSQLNAGDVVLLLLISNAVQNAMVGPDTSLQGGIVAALVLFAANFILKRLMFSNRSFEAFMQDEPVILIRDGIADQTALNRVKITENELEEAIREHGIENIKDVKLSVLEVDGNISVVSQDEKSKQTHYARIKRKYKRKYH
- a CDS encoding GNAT family N-acetyltransferase, coding for MNYELREMLPSDEARVLEIFRQGIESGIATLETEVPTAEAWSMEYFNDCRWVLENENNEVVGWCALKPVSKREAFKGVAEVGIYFDNEYQGRGLGSILLKKIILDSEDHGFWTLQTNLFSENEMAIKSHQKNGFRVVGVRKKLGKLNGEWKDLVLMEKRSEVI
- a CDS encoding quinol oxidase subunit 4; this translates as MKTIIKITGVLMVMAMFTSCVAYDNGGYQAKKIPPGQAKKIYGGSAKDYAPGQVKKRGGY